The DNA sequence GCCGTGTGGGGCTTCTGCCAGGGCAGTGGCAAGAAGCCGTACCAGACGTGCGTCGAGCTCGCCGAGCCCGCGTTCCGGTGTTCCTGTCCCAGCCGGAAGTTCCCGTGCAAGCACGCGCTGGGACTGCTGCTGCTGTGGGCGGCCGGGCGGATCGACGCCGGACCCGCGCCGGAGTGGGTGCACACGTGGCTGGCCGAACGCGCCGACCGCGCCCGTCGGGCGGAGAAGCGCGCGGAGGCGGCCGGGCCGAAGGACGAAGAGGCCGCTGCTCGCCGCGCGGGGGAACGTGCCGCGCGCGTCGAAGGTGGTGTGGCCGAGCTGAAGGTCTGGCTGACCGACCGGATCGGCGCCGGGTTCGCGGGTTTCGACCGCAACGGCGGCGAAGAGCTGCGCACGGTCGCGGCCCGGATGGTCGACGCACAGGCGTCCGGGCTGGCGGGCGGCCTGCGCCGGGCGGCCGCCACCGTCGGCCGCCGCGACTGGCCGGAGGCGCTGCTCTCCGAGCTGTCACTGCTGTACTTGCTGGCGGACGCGGCCGGCCGGCTGGATTCGCTGCCGCCGCCCCTGGCGGAGACCGTCCGGACCCGGCTCGGCTTCTCGGTGGAGACGGCCCGGGTCCTGGAGACCGGCGAGCGCGTGTCGGACGAATGGCTGATCACCGGCGCGGCCGACGAGGAGAACGACCGGCTGCTCACCCGCCGCACGTGGCTGCGCGGCCGCGGCACGGGCCGGGACGCGCTGGTGCTGTCGTTCGCGCCACCGGGCCGCCCACTGGACGCGTCGCTGCCACCGGGTCACCTGCTCACGGCGGAGCTGGCGTTCTACCCGGGCGCGGCGCCACTGCGGGCCCTGGTGGTGGAGCGCGGCATCCCGCTCGCGGCCCCGGCCGCCGAGGGCGGTTCCATTTCGGACGCGCTGGCGGCGTACGCGGAGGCCATGGCCGCCGACCCCTGGCTGGAACGCTGGCCGGTCCTCCTGTCGGCGGTCACCCCGGCCGAACACCCGGGCGGCTGGTGCCTGTCCGAAAAGGACGGAACAGCACTCCCCCTGGTCCCGTACGCGTTCCCGTGGCCCCTGCTGGCGATGTCAGCGGGCCGGCCACTGACGGTGGCGGGCGAGTGGAGCCAAGCCGGCCTGCGCCCGTTGACGTGCTGGCACGAAGACCGGGCGGTGCGGCTGTGAACCTGTCCCGGACCCACGGCACGCTCGCCCTCTCCGCCCGGCCGGCCGCCGAGCTTCTCCCTGCAACCGGCGCCCGCCACCGCACCCTCGACCCCGCCAGCCGACAACCGGCCACCCAGCCACCCGGCCACCCCCCTCCGACCGGCGCCCACCACCACACCCTCGACCCCGCCAGCCGACAACCGGCCACCCAGCCACCCGGCCACCCCCCTCCGACCGGCGCCCACCGCCACACCCTCGACCCCGCCAGCCGACGACCGGCCACCCGGCCACCCGGCCACCCCCGTCCGACCGGCGCCCACCACCACACCCTCGACCCCGCCAGCCGACGACCGGCCACCCGGCCACCCACCAACCACCTCCCTGCAACCGGCGCCCCGAACCCGACCGGCACCTCCTCCTCGGCACGCGCCGCAGCCCCGACCTCGCCGGCCCACCACCTCTCTCCGACCGGCCGCACCCGGACCCACTCACTCCAGAAGGCGGTGAAACCGTGAAAGCCTGGGAAGATCTCGTCGGCACCGCCCTCCTCGGCACCCGCCGCCGCGCGCTCGACCTCGCGAACCAGCCGGCCGCCGTCCGGCCGCTCGCCGAGGGCCGGGACGACCCGGCCGAGCAACTGCTCGCCGCCGCGGCTGTGCTCACCAGCTACCGGCGGGCCGGGCGGGAGCCGCTGCGGGAGGTGCGGCCGCTGCCCGTCGCCGCGGCCGACGAGCGGGCCTTCGTTCCGCCGCTCGCCCGGGAACGGCTGGCCCGGCTGCTCGCCGCCAGTCATCCCGACCTGCTCCTCGAATGGCTCGGCATCGTCGCCGGCACCCGCTACCGCGTCCCGCCCGAAACCCTTCCGCTGCTCGCCGAAGCCGCGCGCACCAAAGCCGCCCTTCGCGGGCCGCTCGTGGCGGTCGCCGGGCCCGTCGGGGCCTGGCTCGGGCAGCGGAACCCGGACTGGTCCTTCCTCGCCGCCCCGGCGGAAACCGTTGGGACACAAGACGTCTGGCAGTACGGCAGCCTCGCCCAGCGCCGCCGCTGGCTGGCCGCCAAGCTGGCCGAAGCGCCCGGGGAAGCCCGCGAAGCCCTCGCCGGTTCCTGGAAGAGCGAACCCGCCGACGTCCGCTCGGACTTCCTCGGCGTGCTCGCCGCGCACGTGCGGCCCGAGGACGAAGCCTTCCTCGAAGCCGCGCTGAGCGATCGGGCGGCCGCCGTCCGGGAGCGGGCCGCCGAGCTGCTCGGGCGGCTGCCCGGCACCCGGTACGGCGAAAGCATGGCCGAACGGCTGCGCCCGCTGGTCCGCCGCCGGAACCGGGTGCTCGAAATCGCGCTGCCACAAGGCGAACGCGGTGAGGGCACCGTCCGGCTGCGCACCCTCGTCGCGGCCGCTCCCCTGGCCTTCTGGACCGAGTTCGGGCCGCCCGCCGAGGTGGTGCGGATGAGCGTCGAGGGGTGCCCGGCCGCCGTGCTGCGCGATTCCTGGGCCACCGCCGCCGTCCGCCAAGGCGACGAGACCTGGGCGAAGGCGCTGATCGGCGCCGACCCCGGCGGGCGCACCACGCCACCGCTGCTGGGCGTGCTGAGCCCGGCGGCCCAGGCCGCCACGGTCGGGCACCTGGTCAGCCGGCTGCCCGTCGAGTCGTTCGCGCGGCTGGTGCACGAGCTGCCCCGGCCGTGGACCAAGGAGCTCGGCACCGCCCTGCTCGACTGGATCGCCCGCCAGGACGACCACCGCCTGGTCTCGCACGCCGCCGTCGTGATCGCGCGGGCGGTCCCGGCGCAGTGCCTGCGCCACCCGCTGGCCACCACCCGCCTGACCATGGACGCCGGGCCGTGGCGCCGGGCGCTCACCGAAACGCTGAACTTCCGCCGCGAAATGTAC is a window from the Amycolatopsis sp. cg9 genome containing:
- a CDS encoding SWIM zinc finger family protein gives rise to the protein MVTAVPWTAERVTGLAPDPASEKAGRALAAPAKWSGAGASEDAVWGFCQGSGKKPYQTCVELAEPAFRCSCPSRKFPCKHALGLLLLWAAGRIDAGPAPEWVHTWLAERADRARRAEKRAEAAGPKDEEAAARRAGERAARVEGGVAELKVWLTDRIGAGFAGFDRNGGEELRTVAARMVDAQASGLAGGLRRAAATVGRRDWPEALLSELSLLYLLADAAGRLDSLPPPLAETVRTRLGFSVETARVLETGERVSDEWLITGAADEENDRLLTRRTWLRGRGTGRDALVLSFAPPGRPLDASLPPGHLLTAELAFYPGAAPLRALVVERGIPLAAPAAEGGSISDALAAYAEAMAADPWLERWPVLLSAVTPAEHPGGWCLSEKDGTALPLVPYAFPWPLLAMSAGRPLTVAGEWSQAGLRPLTCWHEDRAVRL
- a CDS encoding DUF5691 domain-containing protein, encoding MKAWEDLVGTALLGTRRRALDLANQPAAVRPLAEGRDDPAEQLLAAAAVLTSYRRAGREPLREVRPLPVAAADERAFVPPLARERLARLLAASHPDLLLEWLGIVAGTRYRVPPETLPLLAEAARTKAALRGPLVAVAGPVGAWLGQRNPDWSFLAAPAETVGTQDVWQYGSLAQRRRWLAAKLAEAPGEAREALAGSWKSEPADVRSDFLGVLAAHVRPEDEAFLEAALSDRAAAVRERAAELLGRLPGTRYGESMAERLRPLVRRRNRVLEIALPQGERGEGTVRLRTLVAAAPLAFWTEFGPPAEVVRMSVEGCPAAVLRDSWATAAVRQGDETWAKALIGADPGGRTTPPLLGVLSPAAQAATVGHLVSRLPVESFARLVHELPRPWTKELGTALLDWIARQDDHRLVSHAAVVIARAVPAQCLRHPLATTRLTMDAGPWRRALTETLNFRREMYEELA